A window of Nitratireductor kimnyeongensis genomic DNA:
GCAGGTGTCTTCATGGTCGCGCGCCTGTCGCCGATCTTCGAATTGTCGCACACGGCTCTCACGGTCGTCACGTTCGTCGGTGCGTTCACGGCCTTTTTCGCGGCGACCGTCGGTCTCGTGCAGAACGACATCAAGCGCGTCATCGCCTATTCGACCTGTTCGCAGCTCGGCTATATGTTCGTGGCCCTTGGCACCGGCTTTTACAGCGCGGCCATCTTCCATCTGTTCACGCACGCCTTCTTCAAGGCGCTCCTGTTCCTGGGCTCCGGTTCGGTCATCCATGCCGTTTCCGACGAGCAGGACATGCGCAAGATGGGCGGCTTGCGGAAGCATATCCCGCAGACCTACTGGATGATGATCATCGGCACGATCGCACTCACGGGTGTTGGCATTCCGATGACCGTCATCGGTACGGCAGGTTTCTTCTCCAAGGATGCGATCATCGAAGGCGCATTCGCCGCCGAGAACTACTTCGCCATGTTCTCCTTTATCATGCTCACCGTGGCTGCCGTCTTCACGAGCTTCTATTCGTGGCGTCTGATCTTCATGACCTTCCACGGCAAGCCGCGCGCTTCCGCTGATGTGATGCACCATGTGCATGAATCGCCGCTGGTCATGCTCGTGCCGCTGTTCATCCTGGCTGCCGGTGCGCTGTTCGCAGGCGTTGCCTTCAGTGAGTTCTTTGTCGGCCATGACTACGCGCATTTTTGGAAGGGCGCGCTCTTCACATTGCCGGACAACCACATGCTGGAAGAATTCCACCACGTGCCGGTCTGGGTGAAGCTTGCTCCGTTCGTCGCGATGCTTCTTGGCCTTTATGTTGCCTGGGTTTATTACATCCGATCTCCGGAACGACCCAAGCAGTTGGCCAGACAGTTCAGCGGGCTTTACACCTTCCTGCTCAACAAGTGGTATTTCGACGAACTCTATGACTTCCTGTTCGTTCGCCCGGCCAAGCGCCTCGGCCACTTCCTGTGGAAGAAGGGCGACGGCATGGTCATCGACGGTCTCGGCCCGGATGGCATTTCGGCCCGTGTGGTTGATGTGACCAACCGGATCGTCAAGCTGCAGAGCGGCTATCTCTATCACTACGCCTTCGCCATGCTCATCGGCGTTGCTGCCCTCGTTACCTGGATGATGCTTGGAGGCACGTTCTAAGCCATGACCGACTGGCCAATTCTTTCCACGGTCACCTTCCTGCCGCTGGTGGGTGCGCTTCTCATCCTCCTGATCCGGGAGGACGGTGCCGGTGCGCGCCGCAACATTCGCAATGTCGCGCTTCTGACGACGGTTTTCACCTTCGTCCTGTCGCTCTTCATCTGGATCGGGTTCGATGCGTCGACACCCGGCTTCCAGATGGTGGAAAAGCAGGAATGGCTGGGCTCCGGCATTTCCTATCACATGGGTGTCGACGGCATCTCCATGCTGTTCGTCATTCTGACCACTTTCCTGATGCCGCTGTGCGTTCTGGCGAGTTGGGAAGCGGTGGACCATCGGGTCAAGGAATACATGATCGCGTTCCTGATTCTGGAAACGCTTATGATCGGTGTGTTCTGCGCGCTCGACATCGTGCTCTTCTACGTGTTCTTCGAGGCGGGCCTCATTCCGATGTTCATCATCATCGGCGTGTGGGGCGGCAAGCGGCGCGTCTATGCGAGCTTCAAGTTCTTCCTCTACACGCTGCTTGGCTCCGTGCTGATGTTGCTTGCCATGATGGCGATGTACTGGCAGGCCGGAACGACGGACATCCCGACGCTTCTGACCCATGTCTTCCCCGAAGGTATGCAATACTGGCTATGGGTTGCCTTCTTCGCGTCCTTCGCGGTGAAGATGCCCATGTGGCCGGTCCACACCTGGTTGCCCGACGCGCACGTGGAGGCGCCGACGGCAGGCTCGGTCATCCTTGCAGGCATCCTGTTGAAGATGGGCGGTTACGGCTTCCTGCGCTTCTCGCTGCCCATGTTCCCGGTCGCGTCCATCGATTTGGCACCGCTTGTCTTCACCCTGTCTGTCATCGCCATCGTCTACACATCGCTGGTGGCGCTGATGCAGGAGGACATCAAGAAGCTGATCGCCTATTCCTCGGTCGCCCATATGGGTTTCGTCACCATGGGCATTTTCGCGATCAACGAGCAGGGCGTGCAGGGAGCGATCTTCCAGATGCTCTCGCACGGGCTTGTCTCGGGCGCGCTCTTCCTGTGTGTCGGCGTCATCTATGACCGCATGCACACACGCGAGATCGCGGCCTATGGCGGCCTGGTCAACAACATGCCCAAATATGCCACCGTGTTCATGATCTTCACCATGGCAAATGTTGGCCTGCCGGGCACCAGCGGCTTCGTCGGCGAGTTCCTGACGCTTCTGTCGGTGTTCAAGGTCAACACCTGGGTTGCGCTCTTCGCGACAACCGGTGTCATCCTGTCGGCTGGCTATGCGCTCTGGCTCTATCGCCGGGTTGTGTTCGGCTCGCTGACCAAGGAGAGCCTGAAGGGCATGCTCGACCTCTCCGCACGCGAGAAGCTGATCCTCTACCCGCTGGTGGTTCTGGTCATCTTCTTCGGTGTCTACCCGGCACCGATCCTCGATGCGACGGCGGTTTCGGTCGAAGCACTTGTGAACAATGTCTCCCTGTCGGCCGACATGGCACGGGAAGCGGCAACGGCTGCCGCGCAGTAAACGGATTGAAAGCGAATGACGCCTGATCTGACGATAAGCCTGATCCTTGCAACGCCGGAGTTGGTGCTGGCGATGGGCGCCATGGCGCTCCTGATGGTCGGTGTCTTTTCCGGCCCCCGCGCCAATTCCACCGTTACCGGCCTCGCGGTCGCGCTTCTGGTTGCCGTAATCGCGCTTATGGTGATCTTCCCGGCCGATGGCCGCGCCTTTGGCGGTGCCTTTGTGAGCGATGCGTTCGCGCGCTTCATGAAGATCCTGACGCTGGTCGGTTCCGTTGTGACGCTCGTCATGTCGGTCGGTTTTGCCAAGGCGGAGAAGTTCGACAAGTTCGAGTTCCCGGTTCTCATCATGCTGGCCACGCTTGGCATGATGCTGATGATCTCGGCCAATGACATGATCGCGCTCTATCTCGGCCTCGAGCTTCAGTCGCTCGCACTCTATGTCGTTGCCGCCATCAACCGCGACAGCGCACGCTCTACCGAGGCGGGCCTGAAATACTTTGTTCTGGGCGCGCTCTCTTCGGGCATGATGCTTTACGGCATTTCGCTGGTCTACGGCTACACCGGCAACACCGGCTTCGACGTCATTGCCGCAACGCTGACAGGCGCGGAGCGACAGCTCGGTCTGGTCTTCGGTCTGGTCTTCGTGCTTGCGGGGCTCGCCTTCAAGATCTCTGCCGTGCCGTTCCACATGTGGACACCGGACGTTTATGAAGGCGCGCCAACCCCGGTGACAGCCTTCTTCGCCGCCGCCCCCAAAATGGCCGCCATGGCGCTTCTGGTGCGTGTCACCATGGGGGCGTTCGAGCCGATTGCCAGCGACTGGCAACAGATCATTGTCTTCATTGCAATCGCCTCCATGATCCTTGGCGCTTTCGCGGCCATCGGCCAGCGCAACATCAAGCGCCTGATGGCCTATTCCTCCATCGGCCATGTGGGCTATGCGCTTGTCGGTCTTGCGGCAAACTCCGAGGCGGGCGTGAAGGGTGTGGCGATCTACATGCTCATCTATCTGGCCATGACGCTCGGCACCTTTGCCGTGATCCTGGCCATGCGTCGCAATGACGGAAATGTCGAGCAGATCGACGATCTGGCGGGCCTTTCTTCGACCAATCCGATGATGGCCACGATCATGACCATTCTCATGTTCTCGCTGGCAGGCATTCCGCCGCTCGCTGGCTTCTGGGGAAAATGGTACGTGTTCCTCGCAGCCATCGACGCCAAGCTCTATGCGCTTGCAGTCATCGGCGTGGTGAGCTCGGTGGTCGGCGCGTTCTATTATCTGCGCGTTATCAAAATCATGTGGTTTGACGAATCGGCGGGCGGTTTCCAACCGATGGCGGGCGAATTGCGCTTCGTCATGCTCCTGTCGGGCGCCTTCGTGCTGCTCTACGTTTTGATCGGTGGCCCTGTCGGGCGCTTTGCCGAGGCCGCCGCAAAGACCTTCTTCTAGGTCATGGCCTTTCGTCTGGCGCCGTCGGCGGAAACAGCCGGTTATCGGCTGGAAGCGCATGAGAGCGTCGGCTCCACCAATGCGCTGGCGCTCGATCATGCGCGTGCCGGCGACCCGGGCAATCTGTGGGTTGTCGCGTCGAGACAGGAAAGCGGGCGCGGACGCCGCGGTCGTGAATGGGCGACACCGTCGGGCAATCTTGCTGCCACGCTTCTGAATGTG
This region includes:
- the nuoL gene encoding NADH-quinone oxidoreductase subunit L → MYQAIVFLPLIGFLIAGLFGRSIGAKGSELITSGLMVIVALLSWVAFFSVAMGSGEAFTVPLLSFITSGNLDVSWAIRVDTLTAVMLIVVNTVSALVHIYSIGYMHHDPHRPRFFAYLSLFTFAMLMLVTSDNLVQMFFGWEGVGLASYLLIGFWFKKPSANAAAMKAFIVNRVGDFGFLLGIFGVYMLFGSVNFSTIFANAATYLPAEGAEAGEPVLTFLGYALDKGGALTAICLLLFMGAMGKSAQVPLHTWLPDAMEGPTPVSALIHAATMVTAGVFMVARLSPIFELSHTALTVVTFVGAFTAFFAATVGLVQNDIKRVIAYSTCSQLGYMFVALGTGFYSAAIFHLFTHAFFKALLFLGSGSVIHAVSDEQDMRKMGGLRKHIPQTYWMMIIGTIALTGVGIPMTVIGTAGFFSKDAIIEGAFAAENYFAMFSFIMLTVAAVFTSFYSWRLIFMTFHGKPRASADVMHHVHESPLVMLVPLFILAAGALFAGVAFSEFFVGHDYAHFWKGALFTLPDNHMLEEFHHVPVWVKLAPFVAMLLGLYVAWVYYIRSPERPKQLARQFSGLYTFLLNKWYFDELYDFLFVRPAKRLGHFLWKKGDGMVIDGLGPDGISARVVDVTNRIVKLQSGYLYHYAFAMLIGVAALVTWMMLGGTF
- the nuoN gene encoding NADH-quinone oxidoreductase subunit NuoN — encoded protein: MTPDLTISLILATPELVLAMGAMALLMVGVFSGPRANSTVTGLAVALLVAVIALMVIFPADGRAFGGAFVSDAFARFMKILTLVGSVVTLVMSVGFAKAEKFDKFEFPVLIMLATLGMMLMISANDMIALYLGLELQSLALYVVAAINRDSARSTEAGLKYFVLGALSSGMMLYGISLVYGYTGNTGFDVIAATLTGAERQLGLVFGLVFVLAGLAFKISAVPFHMWTPDVYEGAPTPVTAFFAAAPKMAAMALLVRVTMGAFEPIASDWQQIIVFIAIASMILGAFAAIGQRNIKRLMAYSSIGHVGYALVGLAANSEAGVKGVAIYMLIYLAMTLGTFAVILAMRRNDGNVEQIDDLAGLSSTNPMMATIMTILMFSLAGIPPLAGFWGKWYVFLAAIDAKLYALAVIGVVSSVVGAFYYLRVIKIMWFDESAGGFQPMAGELRFVMLLSGAFVLLYVLIGGPVGRFAEAAAKTFF
- a CDS encoding NADH-quinone oxidoreductase subunit M; this translates as MTDWPILSTVTFLPLVGALLILLIREDGAGARRNIRNVALLTTVFTFVLSLFIWIGFDASTPGFQMVEKQEWLGSGISYHMGVDGISMLFVILTTFLMPLCVLASWEAVDHRVKEYMIAFLILETLMIGVFCALDIVLFYVFFEAGLIPMFIIIGVWGGKRRVYASFKFFLYTLLGSVLMLLAMMAMYWQAGTTDIPTLLTHVFPEGMQYWLWVAFFASFAVKMPMWPVHTWLPDAHVEAPTAGSVILAGILLKMGGYGFLRFSLPMFPVASIDLAPLVFTLSVIAIVYTSLVALMQEDIKKLIAYSSVAHMGFVTMGIFAINEQGVQGAIFQMLSHGLVSGALFLCVGVIYDRMHTREIAAYGGLVNNMPKYATVFMIFTMANVGLPGTSGFVGEFLTLLSVFKVNTWVALFATTGVILSAGYALWLYRRVVFGSLTKESLKGMLDLSAREKLILYPLVVLVIFFGVYPAPILDATAVSVEALVNNVSLSADMAREAATAAAQ